From a single Candidatus Methylarchaceae archaeon HK02M2 genomic region:
- the glmS gene encoding glutamine--fructose-6-phosphate transaminase (isomerizing), which yields MCGIIGYIGNREARHILLNGLKKLEYRGYDSWGLATIQENIIMKKSIGKISENQIYSSELKGKIGIAHTRWATHGGITEENTHPHTSCNGEIAIVHNGIIDNYEELKRLLSDEGHKFTSQTDSEVIAHLLEKYYKNFKNIKKALLSTIKKIKGTFSFLAIFSNDPNLIVGVRKDSPLVLGVGEDGLFLASDVLPLIQYTDKVVFLDNSEIVIVAENFLKIFDFKGKEVKKSLTQVAWEVGDTSKKEFTHYTLKEIYEQSGIIKNLIIQDQTKLKHFCKNIKEAKKLFITAAGTSYHAALLARYFFSKISKIYCEAILASEFSQIIDWVDEDTVILAISQSGETADVLHTIREAKQNGAKILSIVNVMGSTLDRESNLSLYLNCGPEIGVAATKSFMAQIVLIYLLTNIAAYKIIPRKKLKNLEKYIETILKVEDTVKEIAEKYKDSNDFFFIGRSIHYPIALEGALKLKELSYIHAEGMAAGELKHGTLALIDVKTPVVVLNPKDDTYHETLSNVLEMKVRGAKIIGISNIKNEAYDDFIPSPKIEKLFYPMIEVIPLQMLAYHMAICRGTDVDKPRNLAKSVTVK from the coding sequence ATGTGCGGGATCATCGGATACATCGGTAATAGAGAAGCGCGACATATCCTGTTAAATGGGCTAAAAAAGCTTGAATACAGAGGATATGATTCTTGGGGCTTAGCCACAATTCAGGAAAACATTATTATGAAAAAAAGTATAGGAAAGATAAGTGAAAATCAAATATATTCTTCAGAATTGAAAGGGAAAATAGGTATTGCTCATACTAGATGGGCTACTCACGGCGGAATCACAGAAGAGAATACTCATCCACATACTTCATGTAACGGTGAGATAGCAATAGTTCACAACGGTATAATAGATAACTATGAAGAACTTAAGCGATTGTTATCTGATGAAGGTCATAAATTTACAAGCCAGACTGATAGTGAAGTTATTGCACATCTTCTTGAGAAATACTACAAGAATTTTAAGAATATAAAAAAGGCTCTACTATCAACCATTAAAAAGATAAAAGGAACTTTTTCTTTTCTAGCAATCTTTAGTAATGATCCTAATCTGATTGTAGGTGTGAGAAAAGACTCTCCCCTTGTATTAGGTGTAGGAGAAGACGGATTATTCCTAGCCAGCGACGTACTTCCTTTAATTCAATATACCGATAAGGTAGTTTTCTTAGACAACTCAGAGATTGTAATTGTTGCTGAGAACTTTCTTAAAATCTTCGATTTTAAAGGAAAAGAAGTTAAAAAAAGTTTAACTCAAGTTGCATGGGAAGTTGGAGATACATCGAAGAAGGAGTTTACCCATTATACACTTAAAGAGATATATGAGCAATCTGGCATTATAAAGAATCTGATAATTCAAGATCAGACGAAATTAAAGCATTTCTGCAAAAATATAAAAGAAGCAAAAAAGCTGTTCATCACAGCTGCTGGTACTAGTTATCATGCAGCTCTCTTGGCAAGGTATTTTTTCTCTAAAATTTCAAAGATTTATTGTGAAGCTATTTTAGCGAGTGAGTTTAGCCAGATAATCGATTGGGTAGACGAAGACACAGTAATCCTAGCAATCTCTCAAAGTGGTGAGACTGCTGATGTTCTCCATACAATTAGAGAAGCGAAACAAAATGGAGCAAAAATCCTCTCTATAGTGAATGTAATGGGATCAACACTAGATAGAGAAAGCAATCTCTCACTTTATTTAAACTGTGGACCAGAAATTGGTGTTGCAGCAACTAAGAGCTTTATGGCCCAAATTGTTCTAATCTATCTCTTGACTAATATTGCGGCTTATAAAATCATTCCGAGGAAGAAGTTAAAAAATCTTGAGAAATATATTGAAACAATTCTAAAAGTTGAAGATACGGTGAAAGAGATAGCTGAGAAGTATAAAGATAGTAATGACTTTTTCTTTATAGGCAGATCAATACACTATCCGATTGCCTTAGAGGGCGCTTTAAAGCTCAAAGAACTCTCTTATATTCATGCTGAAGGTATGGCTGCTGGAGAGTTGAAACACGGTACACTTGCCTTAATAGATGTTAAAACTCCTGTTGTAGTACTAAATCCAAAAGATGATACTTATCATGAAACCCTTAGCAATGTTCTGGAAATGAAGGTAAGAGGGGCGAAAATAATAGGAATCTCAAATATAAAGAATGAAGCTTACGATGATTTTATCCCCTCTCCTAAAATTGAAAAATTATTTTACCCAATGATAGAAGTC